The Microbacterium limosum genome contains a region encoding:
- the rpmG gene encoding 50S ribosomal protein L33 encodes MAKKAQDVRPIIKLRSTAGTGYTYVTRKNRRNNPDRIVLKKYDPVVRKHVEFREER; translated from the coding sequence ATGGCGAAGAAGGCTCAGGACGTTCGTCCGATCATCAAGCTGCGTTCGACCGCCGGCACGGGGTACACCTACGTGACGCGCAAGAACCGCCGCAACAACCCCGACCGCATCGTGCTCAAGAAGTACGACCCGGTGGTCCGCAAGCACGTCGAATTCCGAGAGGAGCGCTGA
- the rpmB gene encoding 50S ribosomal protein L28 → MAAVCQVTGAVPGFGHNISHSHRRTKRRFDPNVQKKTYFVPSLGRKITLNVSAKGIKVIDVRGIESVVKDLIAKGVKL, encoded by the coding sequence ATGGCCGCAGTGTGCCAGGTGACCGGTGCTGTTCCCGGCTTCGGTCACAACATCAGCCACTCGCACCGACGGACGAAGCGCCGCTTCGACCCGAACGTGCAGAAGAAGACCTACTTCGTTCCTTCGCTGGGACGCAAGATCACGCTCAACGTGTCCGCCAAGGGCATCAAGGTGATCGACGTCCGCGGCATCGAGTCGGTCGTGAAGGATCTGATCGCGAAGGGCGTGAAGCTGTAA
- a CDS encoding DUF1980 domain-containing protein, with translation MPRGSALGMRWLGVGLAAALAVVTLGLWVTGRIGLYINPDSAWWAVSMSVVLLVAAVASCGVRVEDDAEHEHEHERDDLGRTPADPAEAAPAGALRRSRHRDAASPAPRPLLGAVASAAGGVIASAFVLLAIATPPASLSSELALARTSGAAPVLSTSATLALASSDDTSNFGIGEWASVIATTTDPTRFVGEPASLVGFVSSTGDTDGFSLTRLVIVHCVIDAQSASVPVSGAAGTDDLEDGQWVEVRGAFSRSASGGLVLEPVDVEPVDEPEDPYEY, from the coding sequence TTGCCTAGGGGAAGCGCGCTCGGCATGCGGTGGCTCGGCGTCGGTCTCGCCGCGGCGCTCGCCGTCGTGACCCTGGGGCTCTGGGTCACCGGCCGCATCGGGCTGTACATCAATCCCGACTCGGCATGGTGGGCGGTGTCGATGTCGGTCGTGCTCCTCGTCGCCGCGGTCGCCTCCTGCGGCGTGCGCGTCGAGGACGACGCGGAGCACGAGCACGAGCACGAGCGCGACGACCTCGGGCGGACGCCCGCCGACCCCGCGGAGGCCGCCCCGGCGGGCGCGCTCCGCCGTTCGCGCCACCGCGACGCGGCGTCCCCCGCGCCCCGCCCCCTCCTCGGCGCAGTGGCCTCGGCCGCGGGCGGCGTGATCGCATCGGCGTTCGTGCTGCTCGCGATCGCGACGCCCCCGGCATCCCTCTCGTCCGAGCTCGCTCTCGCGCGCACGTCGGGAGCGGCGCCGGTGCTCTCCACCTCGGCCACGCTCGCCCTGGCCAGCTCCGACGACACGTCGAACTTCGGCATCGGGGAGTGGGCCTCCGTGATCGCGACGACGACCGACCCGACGCGCTTCGTCGGCGAGCCCGCGAGCCTCGTGGGCTTCGTCTCTTCGACCGGCGACACCGACGGCTTCTCGCTCACGCGCCTGGTCATCGTGCACTGCGTCATCGACGCCCAGTCGGCGAGCGTGCCCGTCTCGGGGGCGGCGGGGACAGACGACCTCGAGGACGGGCAGTGGGTCGAGGTGCGGGGCGCGTTCTCCCGTTCGGCGAGCGGCGGACTGGTGCTCGAGCCGGTCGATGTCGAGCCCGTCGACGAGCCGGAGGACCCGTATGAGTACTGA
- a CDS encoding DNA-3-methyladenine glycosylase: MPGRDLAQTRPAERADLRASALEVAPTLLGAVLITSLADGEVALRVTEVEAYHGLGTGAVPDPGSHARMGPTARNATMWGEPGHLYVYLSHGIHSCVNVVCGPAGVAGGVLLRAGEVIAGSDIARRRRTLRGVVRADRDLARGPGRLGDAVGLRHALHDGIDAIEGVPLGGATARLLLPAARPAPVVSGPRVGVAGVAGGPEYPWRFWIGGDPTVSAFRWGRGAAPTAV, translated from the coding sequence GTGCCAGGTCGCGATCTAGCGCAGACGCGACCGGCCGAGCGCGCCGACCTGCGTGCGAGCGCCCTCGAGGTCGCGCCGACGCTGCTCGGAGCAGTGCTGATCACGAGTCTCGCCGACGGAGAGGTGGCGCTGAGGGTGACCGAGGTCGAGGCCTATCACGGGCTCGGAACGGGGGCCGTGCCCGACCCCGGATCGCACGCGCGGATGGGACCGACCGCCCGCAACGCGACGATGTGGGGCGAGCCGGGTCATCTCTACGTCTACCTGAGCCACGGCATCCATTCCTGCGTGAACGTCGTCTGCGGCCCCGCGGGGGTGGCGGGCGGGGTGCTGCTGCGCGCCGGCGAGGTGATCGCGGGATCCGACATCGCCCGGCGGCGCCGCACCCTCCGCGGCGTCGTTCGCGCCGATCGGGATCTCGCGCGAGGTCCCGGCCGGCTCGGGGATGCCGTGGGACTGCGGCACGCCCTGCACGACGGGATCGATGCGATCGAGGGGGTGCCGCTCGGGGGTGCGACCGCGCGGTTGCTGCTTCCCGCGGCTCGGCCGGCGCCGGTGGTGTCCGGACCGAGGGTGGGCGTGGCGGGCGTCGCGGGCGGGCCCGAGTACCCGTGGCGGTTCTGGATCGGGGGCGACCCCACGGTGTCCGCGTTCCGGTGGGGGCGCGGTGCGGCGCCGACCGCTGTCTGA
- a CDS encoding permease, translating to MSQTERTGTRRPDHSSSASPARSARLHARSTVPVIGGAIGLATIAVLVAIDAWAPGLFQASLPTRAQDGFTLGLSVLIESLPFIALGLILSIVVQVWVPAGLIEVWMPRRAWARRAVLSLLGMFLPVCECGNVPLARGLLIRGFSVPETLTFLVAAPIVNPIVILTTHQAFGWDGGILVARLLGGYAIANLIGWLYSRHPDPDGMLTDRFRAECAHDHHLHGNRVQRSLEVFVRELRAVMPALVIGSAIAGAIQVLIPRDVLIAIGSNPVLSIVAMILLGLTVAICSNVDAFFALSFASTFTPGSIVAFLLVGPLVDVKMLALLRTTFTTRTLAGIVAVVIASAFAIAVGVNLLA from the coding sequence GTGTCGCAGACTGAGCGCACGGGCACGCGCCGCCCCGACCACTCCTCGTCCGCCTCGCCGGCGCGCTCCGCCCGGCTCCACGCGCGATCCACCGTTCCGGTGATCGGCGGCGCGATCGGCCTCGCGACGATCGCGGTGCTCGTCGCGATCGACGCCTGGGCGCCGGGCCTCTTCCAGGCATCCCTGCCCACACGTGCCCAGGACGGCTTCACCCTCGGGCTCAGCGTCCTGATCGAGTCGCTGCCGTTCATCGCGCTGGGCCTGATCCTCTCGATCGTCGTGCAGGTGTGGGTGCCCGCCGGGCTCATCGAGGTGTGGATGCCGCGGCGCGCCTGGGCTCGTCGGGCGGTGCTCTCGCTGCTGGGCATGTTCCTCCCGGTCTGCGAATGCGGCAACGTGCCCCTCGCGCGGGGACTGCTCATCCGCGGCTTCTCGGTGCCCGAGACGCTGACGTTCCTCGTCGCGGCGCCGATCGTGAACCCGATCGTGATCCTCACCACCCACCAGGCCTTCGGCTGGGACGGCGGCATCCTGGTGGCGCGCCTGCTGGGCGGATACGCGATCGCCAACCTCATCGGATGGCTGTACAGCCGGCACCCCGACCCGGACGGCATGCTCACGGATCGCTTCCGCGCCGAGTGCGCCCACGACCACCACCTCCACGGCAACCGTGTCCAGCGCAGCCTCGAGGTCTTCGTCCGCGAGCTGCGCGCCGTCATGCCCGCGCTCGTCATCGGCTCCGCGATCGCGGGGGCCATCCAGGTGCTGATCCCCCGCGACGTGCTGATCGCCATCGGGTCCAACCCGGTGCTGTCGATCGTGGCCATGATCCTCCTCGGCCTCACGGTCGCGATCTGCTCCAACGTGGACGCCTTCTTCGCGCTGTCCTTCGCGTCGACCTTCACCCCGGGCTCGATCGTCGCGTTCCTGCTGGTGGGCCCGCTCGTGGACGTGAAGATGCTGGCGCTGCTGCGCACGACCTTCACGACGCGCACGCTGGCGGGGATCGTCGCCGTCGTCATCGCCTCCGCGTTCGCGATCGCCGTGGGGGTGAACCTCCTTGCCTAG